The Pseudanabaena sp. PCC 6802 genomic interval GTAGCGATGAGAGCGATCAGAAAGACAGTACAGCCACCACTAATTATTCCTGCGATCGCGGCGATCGCGACCGTAGTCCAGGAGGCTTGTAGCAATTGTCTAACAAAATTCACAGCTTTGTTCCTTTTAAACGAGTTAGTCGGCTTCATCTACGAGGAGCGATTGTGGATTCGCAATCTGGAAGTGACGAGCCTTGTATCCGACTACCCAAAGCAAACTCTCCGATAGACGTTTCGGCGTAATAGTCACATCCTGTCACCTTCGCAAATAAATCGGAATTGCCACCTCCAAGACCGCAAGGAGCTAATCCCATAGCTGTTGCCACCAGGTACATAGTTTGGTACAGAACCCCGACGTTCTTGAGCATCGCTGCATAAGCCATCGATTCGTACTTCCAAGCTATCCTTTGAAAACGGGCGGCGATCGCAATCAGAACTTGAGGCATACCTTGCTGCCCCATCGATTGCCAAGCATTTTGGAGTAGCGCGCCTACAGTTTCGGTTCTGTCAGAAATCCGGTACAGTTGATGTGCTAAAGGATCGTAGTGATATAAACCAGAGTCAATTCCCTCACAACGGTTGACTATGGGGTAAAGTTCTAGTTCGTATAGTGCCCCTCCACCGGGATAAGGACGGCGAGTAATTTCTCCATGCTCTTCCTGCTTCAAGTGTTTGACTCTAGCACAGCGGTAGAGAAACTCTCCTAGTTGTTGGGCAGCGATCGGAGTTTCTCCGTACTCCCGAATTGACTTTCTTGTTTCTAGAATCTGAGTCAAGGATACCTCCGTCGTTTTGAGGATTTCCAGATCGGGTTTATATAGCGCGATCGCTTCCTCGGACATCCGAGGTTTGATCGCAGGCAATGGCTCAATTTTGCCTAAAAAGCGATAAGTTCTGCCGAAAGGATTGGCATGTCTCCCTTGCCGGCTGCGGCTATGAAACAGAAGGTCGTGAAATTCCCATTGGGCGAGGGTAGTATTGGCTTGTTCCTGGATAGTACCGTCTTCACTCACCTCAGAGAGCATTTGGGCACTTAGAAGTAGGCCGATCAACTGCTGCACTGTTTTTAGGGAAATTCCTGGAACTGCGGCCAGGATGTCATGACAGCTTTGAGGTCTGGCTAACTGCATCACCAGGGCTGCCCCTTGCCAATTCAGTAATAGCACTTGCGATCGAGACAGCGGTGACTCCAGTACCAGTTGCCCTTCAACCGAGTGGCAATAGGCAAAGCGGGAGAGCACATATCTGGACTCGACAACGACCTCAGTATAAGGAAATTGATAATCTGCAGTGATGGGTATGGCAATGGCGATCGGCATCCCTTCTGCTAAGGCTGAATGACAAAGCCAGCCGCAGTGGGTGAATCTTTGCAGGTAGGTATAAAACCGGAGTGCAAGAAAATTTCCACCGTCCTGTTCTACCATTTGACTCAGTTCTGACAAGGTGGCACCCCCATCTGCCAGCGTCCTGAGCGCTGTTTTCAATCCCGACTGTACCTGTTTAAAGGTCAAAGCATGGGTTGAGGATTGGAGAATGAGCCGATCGGGTTCGTCTGATTCAATGCAGGAAATGTCTTGTTTAAGAGATAGGAGGAATTGCTGTGACATATGAACGATCCTTAGATTTAGAAAAACATCGGTATGGGATTGAGTTGTTCTTCCGTCAGAGGTTCTGGCAACCAACCCATGTTCGCGGGAACTTCATACAGCCGCCCTGGAGCAAACCGATTCCAAAAGTGGCGCATTCCAGGAACGATTACCTTGACGACGTTTAAACCAATATCTGGGCGGGTTTGGTCGAGGACAAGGGTTTCCATGCCGTGTCGTGCGGCAATGTCTACGCAGGTGAGTACGTCTTGTCGGAGGTCGTCATGACAGTATTGTGGATAATCTGAGTAAACTTTCGCAGAAACCTGGCGATCGCCCACCAGGTAAGGCTGGTTTTCTAATGTGGCATTCCTAAGCCAATACTGCCAATCTGGATCGTCAGGCACGGCTTTACCATTGTCCAGTTCGATGCCCAATGTTTGGTTCATCTCAGTAACCGCCCTGAGCACGGCAACTTTAGCATCGAAATGAGTGCCAAAGCCCAAAAGTATCTCCTCAGAAGCTCCTTGAGTGCGTCGGGAAATCGCAGCAAAGCAAGGAATATTCAGATCGTTAGTGATATCCAACACCCAGAGATCGCGGTATTGAGTTTGGTAATAGTCTTTCAGGTCTAACAGGTAGGGGTCATCAAAACTGTCTAAATCCACAGCGGGTCGTCTGATGCGGTTGTACCACCATAACGCCACGCAATCCCGCTCTACCAACTCCATAAATCCCTGAAGAATTGCCTCTTCCAGGGTATTGCCCGCTGCGTTACCGTTGGAATCTCCACGGCAGAAACGATGGTCTTCGGGAAGCAAATAGTCATAGTAACAGTAAGCTGTCGGCAGATACTTGAACTGTTGGTGAGTCAACGACCAAACAGGTGTCCACTCAATTTCTGTTGCCTCATCAAAAGGAGCAGGTACCCAGGCAAAGCGACCATGTTGTGAGTTCCATTCCTGGCGATTTTGATACTGATTGGCACTAAACAGCATACAGGTATTGGGATGAATGGCAACTGACTGCAATTGTGCGTAAGTGCCTTTGATGCGGATTTCATCACCTGTGAAAATACCAGAGTATCGTTCGATCGCTTCGCAAAGACCGCTTGCTTTGGATTGCCGATCGGTTTTCCCCTTGCCAGCACTGTTTTGACGTAGACTGCTACGTAGATCGGCTAAACTACCCAGGTTTTTTCTCAGCGAGTGAACGGCACTGTAAACGTGAATTAGATCGCTGTCAATCTTCTTTTTGGGAAGAGCGCGGACTACTCCCGTAATCGGGCTGATATGATGTTCGTATTTCTTAAGCGTCTGCTCTGGTGTGAAACAGCGATGGCCGCCATCTGTGGTGAATCGCTTCTTCTGACTTTCGATCGCGATTGGTTTTGGTTTGCGATCCTCAAAAGCAGCTTTTTCTCCACAAGCTGGACATTGTGGACGTTTAACTAAAACGTGGTGCTGCATGGACAGTGAGGCTAGATCCAATGTCAACAAGTTGCCCTCTAGCTGTTCGTGGTTTCCCTGGGCTATCCATTTGGCAACTTCCGCTGCTGCCAAATTTACGCCAATCTGGAAGTGGGTTGGTAAAATCGAGCGAGAGGTGGGAAAGGGATCGGCAATTCCTTTTTGCTGACTGACGACAGTTTCGACTTCACGATTGGTCTGCAGGCGTTGAGCTAGACATTGCCAACAACCCGTTTGACCCGGAACAAAAATTGGCCCAACCCAGATGGTTGCACCGACAGGTTTGACCAGCATCCAAGGCTTTTGGCTGCGTAAGGATTGGGAGTTAAACTCACCTAAACCCGGTTGTAGATAGTCATCAGTCAATACAACGGTGAAGTCTCCATCGTTGCTAACTTCGATGTTCAGAGATTCTAACGCAGAGATAAACGGTTCTGTTTTCACTTTACCGAAGGCAGTTACAGAAACTCTGGTATTTTGAAGTTTACTAACGGCTATTCCAGGCTCTATGCCCTGCAAACTCCAAAAGGCTGCTACTTCAGTTGGGATGTCTACAGCCTCGGTGAGATAGCCCTGACTTTCCAAGTTGGTTAATGCGTGATAAATCCCAAGCAGCGATCTATGTGCTTTTAGCCGCTCAACAATTTCATCAACTGTATGCTGACCGTTTAGCAAGGGAGCTAACAAGGTATAGAAGTTGCCACTCAAAGCAGAATGCCCTTGCTCGCCCATGAGATAGACGGTACTTGGTTCTACAACTTCAATGTGGAAGTGAGGCTTAAACTGGGGTTTTTTAAACATAAATTACTTCTCTGAGATTTTGGGTTTTGAAAGTTATATCCGAACTTATAGCTGTAACCACTAGGCTTAGGACGGGGTACAAGGGTAGAACCCTGCAGCCCCCCACCCTCTGTCCTAACAAATCTGTCTACAGCTATAAATGCGATTAATTAGGGATGACAAACGTTTTTCTCAACAGCTCGATATTTTGCCAAAGCTTCAATACAGAGAGCAGTTGTTAGCTCCTCAGATCCCCAATAACCTGGTAGCCAATTTCCGGTTTCTCCTGCGCCTTCAGTCCAAAAGCAACCAGTTACCATAGCGATTTTTGACCAAGCTCCATCTTCTTGCTGGCGCTCCACAAGACTCTGAACTGCGCGATCGAGAATGGTTCGATCGCTATACTGATAGTTGAGCAGCGTACAAACCGCAAGAGCAGTACTCAGATCGTCACCAAAAGAACCATCTGCTTGTTGCAAGGAAATCGTTTTGTTTGAGACAGCGTCTCTTGCATCCTTAAGTCTGCGCGCACCCTGAAAATATGCTCTAGACATGAAATAGTAAAGGCATAAATCGCTGAGATAGGAACGATCGGAACCCTTTTCGCGATCGCTCAATACCAGATCTTGCAAATAATCGCAGACTGCCTTAGTTTCATCGCAATCGCCCAGGTAAAATAGCACGTTAGCATTAACTACACTATCAACCCAATTATTTGGATGTCCGGGCGGTACGATCCAAGTATAAAAAAGTCCCCGTTCGTTTCTATTATTGAGAAGAATTGTTTGATTAGAACCAAACAGAAATGAATAAAGTAAAGGAGAATAATACTGCTTTAAAGTGAAGGCAATGCAGGCAGTATCGTCTAAATCAAGAGGAAGTCTCTTGTGCTTTGGGTTTCTCGAAGACCAAAATCGCCACAGACCCAGTATTTCTTTCTCCTCCACAAGGAATTGGACTGCTTTTTGGGTTATTTCCTTGACTTTTGGATCTTCTACAAAACTGATACAATATACAACCAATGCTGTGACAAATGGCGAGCTATCAAATACACACCGATCTTTAATCCTTTCATCAGTGGAAAAGTAGGTTTTAATTTCGCCGTAAGGCAGTTGATTTCGAGCGATAAAATTGAGTGCCTTTGCAATAGCAACATCAATCTGATTTCTGTTTGCTACTATCGATCTATTAGTCATGGTGTCTCTTCTCTCATTTTGTAATACTTTGTATAGGAGATTTGGGGGCTAATTGCTTCTTCCCAGTCAGGACATCAGAAGCAAACCAGTTATGCCCAAAAGCTAGATATCCTTTGGCTTCCAATGGCATACCTGGTTGATAGATCAGTTTTATATGGCTGACCTTTCGCCAAAAGACGCTAGACGCTCTAGCACCTAAGAAGCGATCGCCAACGCTAATATTACTGGGCCATAGGTCTGGAACAGATGGTTTCTGGGACAATCCAGGCCAAGTCAGAAAAGCATTTTTCTTAGCTGGAGTACACGCTCCTTTTTCAATCAAATAGTCTAAGAATTGCTCCCATCGCGGTTCGGCATAGGGCTGCTTATCCAGAAAACATTCCAAACCAATTCTAGGCAGAAGAGTATCTCCCATATCAAAACTTAGGATAACTGTATCGGCGAACTCTGATACAGTCGATACGAGAGTAGAGAATGTATGTATTGAATCTGCCCAGCCAATTTGGATTAGGTAATCTAATACTTGATTTGGAGAAATCCCCTGGACATTCACCCTAACAGCTTTGGCTACGCGAGATAACATGGCTCCGAGATGGCTAATCGTTGTCCCAACAGGTAAAAAATCAGCACAACGGCGCAGATTCGACTCAAGTAGTGGAGAAATCTGAAGGTTAAGGAGCCTGACCATTTGCAGTAGTCTTTCAGCATCAAGAGGATTGTCCTCTCTAAATTGCAGGAAGATAGAGGGAGTGGGAACTTGAGGCATCCGTTCGTTCACGTCAAATTCCAGCCCAACATTTCTAATCTCTTGTTGCAGTGAAGAGTTGGGCTTTGTCCAATTCTGATAAAAGTCTTGCAAAAATTGCCATGCTGGAGCGATCGAAAAACTTTCTGGCAATTTCCGATCGAGGCAAGGGAGACGGACTTGGAAATCAACTCCCGATCGATCTGCGCCCAAACGACATTCAAGCCCAGCCAAAGACGAGGAAGGTAAAACTTGGCTGAGAGACTGGATGCGGGACAAAGCTTCGGGAGAAACCAGGTCGGGATGTAGTTGGGAGACGACGATTTTTAGGTAATTTTCCATAGAATAGTTCATATAGTTTACTCCTGTTTGAGATGAATTGCCGACCCTGGAACTTCCAACTGAGATGGAGATGCCGCGTTACCATTTCAAGGGTTTCGGCTAAAATCTTTATCAAAAAAGTCAAATAAAATGCTCGCTAGGGAGGCTGAAAATACGCTGAGAGTATTACCAGTGTTCAACGCCTTAAGTGTTATAGAAATTCTAAATGAATCGCAAATGGTGAGTGGGAGTTGTGTTGCCGCACTGAGATTCCACATCTACTCCCATTCATCAATTAGAAAGGAGCGTCTATTGAGTGATGCAAAATTTGACTGCTCGTAAACGAGAAGGGGGGTGGGGGCCAACAGTTACGTCTACCTTCCGTACGTACCCCCAAGAAGGGGGTATACCCCTTCACCCCATAAATAAATCTCTTTTAGATCTGAAAGACGCTATACCGATCGCAAAATTTAGTAGCAGGCACTTAGCGTATATGTGATCGGCACATCCTCACCTTCATCATCATTGGCCAGAGCCTCAATCCACTCATTCCCAATGGCAACTTCTATTGCCATTGCAGCTAAGACTTCCTCTTTAGTGAAAAAGTAGCCTTTCTCCTCTCCCAACTTTACAGCTAGTTCGCCAAGACTATCTGGATCTGTTGCTGCTTTAAGCCGTTCTTGCAGCATTGGGTCTTTCAACAGTTCCAGGTAAAACTGTTCGAGGTTGGTAGTTGACTGGGTTGTAGTTGTTGTAATCATGTGGTTTCTCCTTTGAGAAATCGAGTTTTATCAAACATTAGGTAGAATTAGAACATTGATTAGTCTAAAAAAGATACATACATACTCGAACGCCGAATAAATTTATGAATTGATATTAATCACATAATTTGGGTATTTACCATCACTGATATAGCTATAGCCAACAGGCTTAGGACGGGGTGCAGGGGTTCCACACGGCAGTGGCTCTAGGGGGAAACCCCCAAGACCGCCCTGCCTCCCCTGCGTGGGGGCGCAGCCCCCACACCCCCTGTCCTAACAGATCTGTCCATGACTATAATCAGAATTCAGGCGGTAGCAGAGGAATGCTGGAAATTTCAGTACAGATATAGAGGAATGGCACTGAAATAAGATGGGGCGATTAGCTAGCGTAGGCTTGATATGAAATCGCAGAATCTGTAGGGGTAGCGCCCCCGCGTCTACCCTTCACGCATTGGGACTTTATCAGGCTTATGTTGAAGCGTCTTGCTGATGCTTCCCAAAATCTCAACTGAACTCTTTAAGATAAAAGCCGATCGACAGAAACGGAAATATCCGCAAAAGCAAGAGGCGCGATCTTTCCTCCCACAAATGCACTTTCTTCACTGTATTTACCATCTTGAGGATACCTGAATACAATGACTTGCTTGTCAGATAAATCTAAAACCCAATATTCCTGAATTCCAGCATTAGCATAGATTGCGGCTTTGAGTTCCAGGTCTTTCTTTAAGCTTGTTTTAGCTACTTCTACTATCCAAAAAATATCCTGAGGGGTGGGATGGCGATCGCTATACAATGATTCTGGCAGCCGCACAATGGCAATATCTGGTTCTGGTTCCGAGTCAGACAGCGTAATGGGGCCATTAAAGCGAACATCGGCTTTACCAGATAATAACTCCTCTAAATATTTGGTACTGCGTTTGGCTGTGGCATAATGAATTGGAGTTTCTGGACTCATTTCAATTATTTCGCCTCTTAGTAGTTCTACATGGCGATCGCGCAGAATGCCCGCCTCAATCATGGAATGATAATCATCTACAGACCATTTAGCTAGTGTATTCATAATCCATTCCCAAGTTAGATTTCACAGTGCGATCGTGTATTAGCATTCCAAGTTATGTCTTAGGGTCGTCTTTGATGGCTTCGTAAGGCTGGGGCTCTCGAAGGCGCTTTTCTATAAATTGGCGACGATGCTGAGCTATTTGGTGATAAATTTCCTTACGCGATAAATTGACTTTGCCAACAGGTTCGTGTTCGTACAGGCTGTGCCAAGGAGTAAATGACAAGCTCTCATCTAATCGTTTGCGTTCGTCAAAATCAAATGATTGAGGTGGGATAACGATTGTTGCTACCTCAATTGGTTCGGAATTCCATTCCTTAGTTGGGTCTTCAATTGGGGTAAGATTGTCATCAATATAAGGTTGAATCAGGAATTTAAACTTAGTTGTCTTGGCATCCTCAGTTAAATACTTACGAATAGCTGCACGTAGATAGTTTGCATCCGAACCTTCAATAGAATTAGGAGGCGACTCCACATCTTCAGGCTGCACGGCAAATTTGATGGTTTGAGACCCTAATTGATAAGGTGTCGTACTCCAGTATTGGATACGGAGAGGATTTTCCACCTTTCGAGCACCAATCTCCTCTCGAATTTGCTTCGCGCGAACCACCACTTCCTGTAGCTCCGGGCTAGTTGGCATGATGCCAGCTTCGGCACTGAATACAATCAGATATTCCTGAGCGTCACGCACGAAGAAGCGGGGGAAATTCAAAAGCACAAAATCTTGAGTTCTCTCCTCATCATCCATAATCTTTTTTCCTGCAACACTCATAAGCTTAATTGCCATGCCACGACCAGCAGGGTTAGTATCTGGTTCCAGCACTCCTCGCTCTTTAGGAGGGGCACTATTGGAGAAACGCACCCAAATGGGATATTCCTTCCCTGCGAAAACACCAACCTTCATGCGATCAGGAATATTATCGTTAATGATGAATTTCCCATACACTAGCCCGTGACTTTTAGCATGTAATTGTCTTAAGTCTGGGCCTTTTTCTTCTTGTGCTTTAAGGCTTCTATCTAGGACAAGTTTGGTTGCTTCTTCCTCGCTAATTTGGCGATCGCTCATAACATTGCTCCTTGAAATAATTATTCTAAGGCAAAAGATATAGAACTACAGTAGATCAAAATTACTATCTCACCTTACGCGGAAGATTCCGAAACCCTCACCCCTAGCTCATCCCCCTCAGGGAGAGGGGAACAAAACCACAACGGGGGTTACGCCCCTGCGACCCTTATGTATAAAGGGTACGTACAGGTTAAAAAAGATAAGGATTCCGCGTAACATCAGTTACTATTTTCAATCAAGGGTATGTCCTTAAGTTATATTATCTCATTGCATTTGTAAGTAAGAAAAAGTGACTTGTTTTATTGTCTAAAAATCATAGTGTAGCTGCTCAGACTAAGCCAAAACCTATGAAAACTGCTATTCGCAGTCATAAAGCAATTGCACAAAAATAATTGTTAAGAAAGTGATGTTCTCTTTTTAAGTAATGTTAAAGTTTGATCGAACACACACTTAACTACAGAGCTTGCTCATGCAATGACAACTGAAGAAGTTCTGATTTTACTAGATTCGGTATTTCAGCCAAAACACCTGAATACTATTCAAGAAATCGTTTTTCGACATGCTTGGGAGGGATTGAGCTATGCCGAAATTGCTGAGCAACATGGCTACGACTCGGAATATATCAAGCAAGTTGGGGCTCAAGTATGGCGAATGCTTTCCCAGGAACTAGGATTTAAGGTTAGTAAAAGCAACTTTCGGTCTATATTACAACGTTATACGTCTAAAAGTCATGGAAGCAACCCATCTTCGGCAGATCGGCTAGAAGTCAGAAGTGAGTTGGATGCAACATCTGTGCAGGAGCGTCGTGCAGGAAATTCACGAGAGAGTCAGGCAGAAAAGGCTGAAGAAGAATTGTTATCTCCTTTGTCAGCCTATCAAGATTGGGGTGAAGCAATTAATGTCTCAGCTTTTTATGGGCGAACAGATGAGTTAGCGTTATTAAAACAGTGGATTGTTGGCGATCACGCTAACCTTCATTGCAGTGTTGTAGCTATTCTAGGTATGGGTGGTATAGGTAAGACTGCTCTATCTGTAAGTCTAGCTCAGCAGATTCAGAATGAGTTTAACTATGTCATTTGGAGAAGTTTGCGCAATCCTAGACCTCTCCAAGAACTTTTAACCGATATCGTGAATGTTTTATCCGATCGGCAATCCATAAATTTGTCGAAAAATACTAGCGAATTAGTAGCCTGCTTGCTTGAATATTTGCGGGGATATCGGTGTCTTTTGGTATTGGATAACTACGAAGCAGTTTTGCAAAGTGGTAGTATTCACGGTCAGTACCGAGAGGGATACGAAGATTACGGTCAGTTCTTACATCAATTGGGGGAAGTCCATCACCAGAGCTGTGCGATCCTAACTAGCCGCGAAAAGCCACTAGAAATTGAAGCATTGCAGGGTAGAATCCTACCAGTTCGCATACTAAACCTCAAAGGTTTACAATTCTTAGAAGGACAGCAAATTCTGAGTTCAAAAGGATTATCAATCTCTATAGAGGAGAGTAATAAGTTAGTCGATCGCTATGATGGCAATCCATTAGCACTTAAAATAGTTGCTACGGCAATTTTAGAACTATTTAATGGTAATACCCATGATTTCCTGCAACAAAATGCTATCGTTTTTAATGGAATTCGCCATCTTTTAGAGCAGCAGTTTCAGCGCTTGTCAGGTCTCGAAACTAGTGTAATGTACTGGTTAGCCATTAATCGCAAACCAGTTCTTCTCGACGAATTACAATTAGATATCGTACCTGCTATATCCAAAGCCATCTTGTTGGAAATCCTTATCTCCCTAAGTCGGAGATCGCTAATTGAAAGGTATCCTACAGGATTTACACAACAATCTGCAATCATGGAGTTCATAACCGACAAGCTCGTAACCACGATGTGCGAGGAAATCCAGGGGAGCGCAGGATTGGGGATTCATTATCTCAACAGTTATGCTTCGATCAAAGCACAGGCTAGCGAATACATTAGAGATAATCAGATCCGCTTTATTCTGAAGCCTATGCTAGAGATCTTGATTTCTACATATTCCTCTCAAACACTGCTGGAAGAGCGACTTCGGCAAATATTAGGGAGGTTGCGTGCGGAAACATTTCTTTCGTCAGGGTATGCTGGAGGGAACGTGTTAAATATTCTCTGCCACTTGCAAAGCAATCTCACAGGTTATGACTTCTCAAATCTAGTCGTAAGGCAGGCATATTTAAACAAGGCAATTTTGCATGATGTCAACTTCGCTGGTGCTAACCTGGCTACATCTTTGTTTGCTGAAACGTTTGCTGGCATCTTAGCTCTAGAGTTTAGTCCTGACGGTCAGATCCTGGCGATCGGCGATACCAATCAGGAGATACATCTGTACCGAGTAAAGGATGGAACTAAGGCATTGAGCTATCGAGGTCATAGTTGTCGCGTCTGGGCGATCTCCTTTAGTCCTGATGGTAAAATGTTCGTGACAGGGAGCGGCGATAAAACTTTCAAACTATGGGATACTCAGACGGGTGCGTGCCTCAAAACCTTCGCAGGTCACTCTGGTTATGGGTGTCTAGCTGTTTTCAGTCCTGATGGTCAATATTTAGTTAGTGGTAGCTTTGATAAGCGTTTAAAGCTATGGGATGTTGCCTCAGGGAAATGCTTAAAAACCCTAAAAGGACATCAAGGCTATATCTTATCAATTGCTTTTAATTCCGATGGTTCCACGATCGCTAGCGGCAGTATGGATGGAGTAATTAAGATTTGGAATGCCAGTACAGGTGAATGTTTAAATACTCTAAAAGACCATGCTGATAAGGTTTCATCAGTTGCTTTTAGTCCTAAGCAAGATATTCTTGCCAGTGGTAGTAGCGATCGCACGATTAAGCTTTGGGATATAAATGCAGCTCGATGTTTGACCACCCTTACAGGGCATACTGATGAAGTTAGATCGGTTGCGTTTAGCCCGGATGGAGAAATTCTAGCGAGTGGGAGCTACGACTCAAGCGTAAAACTATGGCAACTCAGAGCAGGAAGATGCATCAAAACCTTGCAAGGTTCATCCCCTGGTCGAATCGATGCACTTGCATTTAGCCCTGCCGATCCAAATAATGTCGATCGCGATGTTAATGGAAATCAGCAAAGAGCAATCGTTGCCAGTGGAGGAATTAATTGTAGCGTGAGTTTGTGGAATGCTTCCACTGGAGAAAGACTGCGCACTCTGCAAGGATATATCAGTACTGTCTGGTCGATATCTTTTAGTCCCGACGGACGAACTCTTTGCAGCGGGGGTGGAAATCGATCCATAGAGCTATGGGATATCTCAACTGGCAAATGTTGTAAAACTTTGACAGGTCATGCTGGTTTTGTGTGGCACGTTGCCTTTGCCAATAATGGAAGAACGATCGTATCCAGTAGCGAAGATTGTACAGAAAAGCTGTGGGATTCTAGTACTGGGGAGTGCTGTCAAACATGGCAAAGTGGTTTCAGAATCATGCATTCTGCTGCCGTCAGTCCAGATGGGCAAATGATAGCTAGTAGCAAAGGGGATTATGCGATCGCTCTATACGAAGTGACTTCAGGGAAGTGCTGTCAAATGTTTTACGGACATTATGCTGAGATTGTAGCGCTCTGCTTTAGTTCAAACAGAGAGATACTCGCCAGTGGTAGTTCGGACAGAACTATACGTTTATGGGACATCGCTACGGGAAAATGCTGGCGCAAAATACAAGAGCGCAGTTACTGCATGACACTGGCTTTTAGCAATGATGGACAGATTCTAGCAAGTGGCAATCATGAAGAAACGATCGATATATGGGATGTCAACACGGGTAAGTGTATTAAAGTTTTGCGCGGCCACATCGGTGCTATACGCTCAGTTGCATTCAGCCCGGATGGCAGACTATTAGCAAGTGTCGGGCACGATCGAATTGTGAGGTTATGGGATACGCATACTTGGGAATGTCATAAAACCTTTGCAGGTCATGGTAGGGCAATATACTCTGTTGCATTTAGCCCTACTGGAGAAATACTTGCAAGCGGTAGTCATGATGAGACTATCAAGCTATGGGATATCCAAATCGGCGAATGTATTAAAACCATGCGATCGCCTCGTCCGTATGAAGGCATGAATA includes:
- a CDS encoding Uma2 family endonuclease, producing the protein MNTLAKWSVDDYHSMIEAGILRDRHVELLRGEIIEMSPETPIHYATAKRSTKYLEELLSGKADVRFNGPITLSDSEPEPDIAIVRLPESLYSDRHPTPQDIFWIVEVAKTSLKKDLELKAAIYANAGIQEYWVLDLSDKQVIVFRYPQDGKYSEESAFVGGKIAPLAFADISVSVDRLLS
- a CDS encoding TOMM precursor leader peptide-binding protein, yielding MFKKPQFKPHFHIEVVEPSTVYLMGEQGHSALSGNFYTLLAPLLNGQHTVDEIVERLKAHRSLLGIYHALTNLESQGYLTEAVDIPTEVAAFWSLQGIEPGIAVSKLQNTRVSVTAFGKVKTEPFISALESLNIEVSNDGDFTVVLTDDYLQPGLGEFNSQSLRSQKPWMLVKPVGATIWVGPIFVPGQTGCWQCLAQRLQTNREVETVVSQQKGIADPFPTSRSILPTHFQIGVNLAAAEVAKWIAQGNHEQLEGNLLTLDLASLSMQHHVLVKRPQCPACGEKAAFEDRKPKPIAIESQKKRFTTDGGHRCFTPEQTLKKYEHHISPITGVVRALPKKKIDSDLIHVYSAVHSLRKNLGSLADLRSSLRQNSAGKGKTDRQSKASGLCEAIERYSGIFTGDEIRIKGTYAQLQSVAIHPNTCMLFSANQYQNRQEWNSQHGRFAWVPAPFDEATEIEWTPVWSLTHQQFKYLPTAYCYYDYLLPEDHRFCRGDSNGNAAGNTLEEAILQGFMELVERDCVALWWYNRIRRPAVDLDSFDDPYLLDLKDYYQTQYRDLWVLDITNDLNIPCFAAISRRTQGASEEILLGFGTHFDAKVAVLRAVTEMNQTLGIELDNGKAVPDDPDWQYWLRNATLENQPYLVGDRQVSAKVYSDYPQYCHDDLRQDVLTCVDIAARHGMETLVLDQTRPDIGLNVVKVIVPGMRHFWNRFAPGRLYEVPANMGWLPEPLTEEQLNPIPMFF
- a CDS encoding SagB family peptide dehydrogenase, translated to MSQQFLLSLKQDISCIESDEPDRLILQSSTHALTFKQVQSGLKTALRTLADGGATLSELSQMVEQDGGNFLALRFYTYLQRFTHCGWLCHSALAEGMPIAIAIPITADYQFPYTEVVVESRYVLSRFAYCHSVEGQLVLESPLSRSQVLLLNWQGAALVMQLARPQSCHDILAAVPGISLKTVQQLIGLLLSAQMLSEVSEDGTIQEQANTTLAQWEFHDLLFHSRSRQGRHANPFGRTYRFLGKIEPLPAIKPRMSEEAIALYKPDLEILKTTEVSLTQILETRKSIREYGETPIAAQQLGEFLYRCARVKHLKQEEHGEITRRPYPGGGALYELELYPIVNRCEGIDSGLYHYDPLAHQLYRISDRTETVGALLQNAWQSMGQQGMPQVLIAIAARFQRIAWKYESMAYAAMLKNVGVLYQTMYLVATAMGLAPCGLGGGNSDLFAKVTGCDYYAETSIGEFALGSRIQGSSLPDCESTIAPRR
- a CDS encoding catalase; translation: MSDRQISEEEATKLVLDRSLKAQEEKGPDLRQLHAKSHGLVYGKFIINDNIPDRMKVGVFAGKEYPIWVRFSNSAPPKERGVLEPDTNPAGRGMAIKLMSVAGKKIMDDEERTQDFVLLNFPRFFVRDAQEYLIVFSAEAGIMPTSPELQEVVVRAKQIREEIGARKVENPLRIQYWSTTPYQLGSQTIKFAVQPEDVESPPNSIEGSDANYLRAAIRKYLTEDAKTTKFKFLIQPYIDDNLTPIEDPTKEWNSEPIEVATIVIPPQSFDFDERKRLDESLSFTPWHSLYEHEPVGKVNLSRKEIYHQIAQHRRQFIEKRLREPQPYEAIKDDPKT
- a CDS encoding Nif11-like leader peptide family natural product precursor, with the translated sequence MITTTTTQSTTNLEQFYLELLKDPMLQERLKAATDPDSLGELAVKLGEEKGYFFTKEEVLAAMAIEVAIGNEWIEALANDDEGEDVPITYTLSACY